One genomic window of Gossypium hirsutum isolate 1008001.06 chromosome D11, Gossypium_hirsutum_v2.1, whole genome shotgun sequence includes the following:
- the LOC107911764 gene encoding probable carboxylesterase 11 isoform X2, giving the protein MPSIAVKLYSVFFKFLLKHRLQNRIQTHVDESSNQYGVTTRPEESVSAANPSFTDGIATKDIHIDPSTALSVRIFLPESSLSPPEPKSKPGSSQQDESDSLNHRRNSYPNIGAPTNDSRRSSLEGSKLRSDDNVYRGYSPLPQNCRRLPIMLQFHGGGWVSGSNDSVANDIFCRRIAKLCDVIIVAVGYRLAPENKYPAAFEDGLKVLYWLAKQANLAECSKSMGSGALGVGAEFTKTQVQRHLVDAFGASMVEPWLAAHGDPSRCVLLGVSCGANIADYVARKAVEAGRLLDPVKVVAQVLMYPFFIGNVPTRSEINLANSYFYDKPMCLLAWKLFLPEEEFSLDHPAANPLVPDRGPPLKFMPPTLTVVAEHDWMRDRAIAYSEALRKAQACAEDIAIWVKKYISLRGHEFSY; this is encoded by the exons ATGCCAAGCATAGCTGTAAAATTATACAGTGTATTCTTCAAGTTCCTCTTGAAGCACCGTTTGCAGAATCGTATCCAAACCCATGTCGACGAATCATCAAACCAGTACGGTGTCACGACCCGACCCGAAGAATCCGTTTCCGCCGCTAACCCTTCTTTCACTGACGGTATCGCCACTAAAGACATCCACATCGACCCTTCCACGGCCCTTTCGGTTCGGATCTTCCTCCCTGAATCGTCCCTTTCCCCACCCGAGCCCAAATCCAAGCCCGGATCATCTCAACAGGATGAGTCCGACTCCCTTAATCACCGTAGGAATAGTTATCCTAATATCGGAGCCCCGACTAATGATTCTAGAAGGAGCAGTCTTGAAGGGTCGAAGTTAAGATCCGACGATAATGTCTACCGAGGTTATTCGCCATTACCTCAAAATTGTCGAAGATTGCCGATAATGTTACAGTTCCACGGCGGCGGTTGGGTGAGTGGGAGTAATGACTCGGTAGCTAACGATATATTTTGTCGGAGGATAGCGAAACTGTGCGATGTTATAATCGTGGCGGTCGGTTACAGGTTGGCGCCGGAGAATAAGTATCCGGCGGcttttgaggatggattgaaggTGTTGTATTGGTTAGCAAAGCAAGCGAATTTAGCTGAGTGTAGTAAGTCTATGGGGAGTGGGGCGCTTGGGGTTGGAGCAGAGTTTACCAAGACTCAAGTTCAGAGACATCTTGTGGATGCTTTTGGGGCTTCTATGGTTGAGCCATGGTTGGCTGCTCATGGAGATCCATCAAG ATGTGTTCTGCTTGGAGTGAGTTGTGGAGCTAACATTGCGGATTATGTGGCACGCAAAGCCGTCGAGGCTGGAAGGCTTCTGGATCCTGTCAAGGTTGTAGCACAGGTCTTAATGTACCCATTCTTCATAGGAAATGTTCCGACACGGTCCGAAATAAATTTGGCAAACTCCTACTTCTATGACAAGCCAATGTGCTTACTTGCATGGAAACTCTTTCTCCCCGAGGAAGAGTTCAGCCTCGACCACCCTGCTGCCAATCCACTCGTCCCAGACAGGGGCCCCCCTTTGAAGTTCATGCCCCCGACACTAACGGTTGTAGCGGAACATGACTGGATGAGAGACCGGGCTATTGCTTACTCAGAGGCTCTTCGCAAG GCTCAGGCCTGTGCCGAGGACATTGCCATCTGGGTTAAGAAGTACATCTCATTGCGAGGTCATGAGTTCTCGTATTAG
- the LOC107911767 gene encoding protein WVD2-like 7 isoform X2, translating to MGDSACLKQPFSYTAGIPNESKEGNPVAVLGQSISFGRFMSDQSLAWEKWSTFSHKKYVEEAQRYARPGSVAQEKAFFEAHYKTLAARKALLEQAKANEGMVQDIGTQVSEIMNSSSQMAALGHEETGSIYDGKENNNSDFVEFESSLVEGADSVGEHNVLVEINLKNEAEIKDLELSEATHVENLEKKVNQSRKLEEGMELELSEETQMEKPLLKVSSYGRRTKVPSSSAIRPNKGNNVTPMSNKSAMKISDRKRSTPKSSHKFINSTPAKEISRLTSTIIRKIDGSRIASNFKPSKECPTPLRTSNMASTSGRPKQSLATPWLENRSARTPFNSSASVSKTSRGKWNLLPTDYISYPTLASE from the exons ATGGGAGACTCAGCTTGTCTCAAGCAACCATTTTCTTACACTGCAGGCATTCCCAATGAATCCAAGGAG GGCAACCCAGTTGCTGTTCTTGGACAGTCAATATCTTTTGGGAGATTTATGTCAGATCAGTCCTTAGCTTGGGAGAAATGGTCAACTTTTTCTCACAAAAAATATGTAGAAGAGGCTCAGAGATATGCTAGACCCGGTTCAGTTGCTCAAGAGAAAGCTTTCTTTGAAGCTCATTACAAGACCCTTGCAGCTAGGAAAGCACTGCTTGAGCAAGCCAAAGCTAATGAAGGTATGGTTCAGGATATTGGAACCCAAGTTTCAGAGATAATGAACTCAAGCTCTCAAATGGCAGCCCTTGGCCATGAAGAAACTGGCTCCATTTATGATGGTAAAGAGAATAATAACTCGGATTTTGTCGAGTTTGAAAGCAGCTTAGTGGAAGGAGCTGACTCAGTTGGTGAACACAATGTTCTTGTGGAAATTAATTTGAAGAATGAAGCTGAAATTAAAGATTTGGAGCTTAGTGAAGCAACCCATGTGGAGAATCTCGAGAAGAAGGTTAACCAGTCGAGAAAGCTTGAGGAAGGAATGGAATTGGAGCTCAGTGAAGAAACCCAGATGGAGAAACCTCTACTTAAGGTGTCAAGTTATGGAAGAAGAACCAAAGTGCCATCTTCATCTGCTATTCGTCCCAACAAAGGGAATAATGTCACTCCAATGTCCAACAAGTCTGCAATGAAGATTTCTGATAGAAAGAGATCAACTCCAAAATCAAGCCATAAGTTTATCAACTCCACCCCTGCAAAAGAAATCAGTAGATTAACTTCCACCATTATTAGAAAGATAGATGGTTCTAGAATTGCTTCCAATTTTAAACCATCTAAAGAATGCCCCACGCCTTTAAGGACTTCAAACATG GCCTCTACAAGTGGAAGACCAAAGCAGTCCTTAGCCACTCCATGGTTGGAAAATAGAAG TGCTAGAACGCCCTTTAATTCCTCAGCCAGTGTGAGCAAAACATCTCGTGGAAAATGGAACCTTCTTCCAACAGA TTACATATCTTACCCGACACTTGCATCCGAATAA
- the LOC107911765 gene encoding E3 ubiquitin-protein ligase TRIM7, producing MEGNRFSFFLIKPRKKSKKMAIEEPKQRSQDSKQENPNENIQNVDALLFSPRFKSAAAMAGWDEEVLIVASLVVEDTPGRQPKHKKRSDFVFKTPPSTNSRRKRRVQRRSPISIPVAPLKLDEEENSQQECKEESVEQRIDVKAERNTEVNEPLEQTPDVSCSSPSPALQCMDKLREELSCAICLDICYEPSTTPCGHSFCKKCLRSAADKCGKRCPKCRQIISNGRSCTVNTVLWNTIQLLFPNEVSEARKSAAGALNSQEVEPGSPESGRRSNRRARSVRPPMVISTRDAALAFRQQSEDLSRLVSTRTRRGTPSQSEDVALALRLQREQSMESFRRIRQQTRIPTPLSLARANLRAMTSRAINIHR from the exons ATGGAAGGAAACCGTTTCAGTTTCTTTCTGATTAAACCCAGAAAAAAATCCAAGAAAATGGCGATAGAAGAACCAAAACAAAGATCTCAAGATTCGAAGCAGGAAAACCCTAATGAAAATATCCAAAATGTTGATGCTTTATTGTTTAGTCCCAGATTCAAATCCGCGGCTGCCATGGCTGGGTGGGACGAGGAAGTCCTAATCGTCGCTTCTCTCGTCGTCGAAGACACTCCAGGTCGACAACCTAAACACAAGAAACGCTCTGATTTTGTATTTAAAACCCCACCATCCACCAATTCAAGAAG GAAACGTAGGGTTCAGAGAAGGAGTCCCATTTCAATTCCTGTTGCTCCATTAAAGCTtgatgaagaagaaaattcacAACAAG AGTGTAAGGAGGAGTCAGTGGAACAAAGAATTGATGTGAAAGCTGAGAGGAACACAGAAGTAAATGAACCATTAGAACAGACCCCTGATGTTTCTTGCTCCAGTCCAAGTCCAGCTCTTCAGTGTATGGATAAACTTAGAGAAGAGCTTTCTTGTGCT ATTTGTTTGGATATCTGCTATGAACCAAGTACCACTCCTTGTGGACACAG TTTCTGTAAGAAATGTTTGAGATCCGCTGCAGATAAATGTGGGAAAAGATGCCCAAAATGCAGGCAGATAATAAG CAATGGAAGATCTTGCACTGTGAACACAGTTCTTTGGAATACAATACAGCTTTTGTTTCCCAACGAGGTTTCTGAAGCAAGGAAGTCTGCTGCCGGAGCCTTAAATAGTCAGGAAGTTGAGCCTGGAAGTCCGGAGAGTGGAAGGCGAAGTAACAGAAGGGCACGAAGTGTTAGACCTCCAATGGTCATCTCTACCAGAGATGCAGCTTTGGCTTTTAGGCAGCAGAGTGAGGATCTTTCGCGGTTAGTAAGCACGAGGACAAGAAGAGGGACACCAAGCCAAAGTGAGGATGTTGCATTAGCTTTAAGGTTGCAAAGAGAACAATCCATGGAGTCTTTTCGGCGGATTCGTCAGCAAACAAGAATCCCAACCCCTCTTTCTTTAGCTAGAGCAAATTTGAGAGCAATGACTTCTCGAGCCATTAACATTCATAGGTGA
- the LOC107911766 gene encoding alpha-soluble NSF attachment protein 2: MGDQSTRGEEFEKNAEKKLNSWSFFGSKYEDAADLFDKAANFFKLAKSWDRAGSIYVKLANCHLKLESTHEAAQAFVSAAHCYKKTSTKEAISCLQQAVNMFCDIGRLSMAARYYKEIAELYESEQNIEQAIDHYEKAADFFQSEEVSTSANQCKQKVAQFAAQIEQYQKAIEIYEEIARQSLTNNLLKYGVKGHLLNAGLCQLCKGDVVAITNALERYQDLDPTFSGTREYRLLADIASALDEEDVTKFTDVVKEFDSMTPLDSWKTTLLLRVKEKLKAKELEEDDLT, from the exons ATGGGAGATCAATCAACCAGAGGAGAAGAATTCGAGAAAAACGCAGAGAAAAAGCTAAACAGCTGGAGCTTTTTTGGCTCGAAATATGAAGATGCCGCCGATCTCTTTGATAAAGCTGCCAATTTCTTCAAGCTCGCCAAATCCt gGGACAGAGCTGGATCAATTTATGTAAAGTTAGCAAATTGTCATTTGAAA TTAGAAAGCACCCATGAAGCCGCTCAAGCTTTTGTTAGTGCTGCTCATTGCTATAAGAAAACATCGACAAAGG AGGCGATATCGTGCTTGCAGCAAGCAGTGAACATGTTTTGTGATATTGGAAGGCTCAGTATGGCTGCAAGGTATTATAAG GAAATTGCTGAATTATACGAGTCTGAACAAAACATTGAGCAGGCCATTGATCATTACGAAAAGGCTGCAGATTTCTTCCAAAGTGAAGAAGTATCTACTTCTGCCAATCAGTGCAAGCAGAAAGTTGCACAATTTGCTGCTCAGATAGAACA ATACCAGAAAGCCATTGAGATCTACGAAGAGATTGCACGACAGTCACTTACCAATAACTTGCTGAAGTATGGAGTTAAAGGGCATCTTCTTAATGCTGGCCTTTGTCAACTCTGCAAAGGCGATGTCGTTGCTATCACCAATGCATTAGAGCGATATCAG GATCTGGATCCAACTTTTTCTGGAACACGAGAGTATAGGTTATTAGCT GACATTGCTTCTGCTCTGGACGAGGAAGATGTCACGAAGTTTACAGATGTTGTCAAGGAATTTGACAGCATGACCCCATTG GATTCATGGAAGACAACCCTTTTACTTCGAGTGAAGGAAAAACTGAAAGCTAAAGAGCTGGAGGAAGATGATCTTACCTAA
- the LOC107910860 gene encoding uncharacterized protein: protein MKREAPQQGVVRTYPVHLSPWNPKPKTRSVQTLDSLPVSGSFSRVTPKASNHSKFSGKCGRLHCVEYHLNPVSKSKGKSKGTQKFRTCNLAGFNFSGFSATGVLEYLYSFNDDDDDDDDNDEIGNHVNDHDYVYEDVGRCVLNDNDNYDDFLAKFWSLHDKQNDDDDDDTSYCDVDFMLDIEEDEGWCLLREL from the coding sequence ATGAAGAGGGAGGCTCCCCAACAAGGCGTGGTTCGGACTTATCCAGTCCACCTATCTCCTTGGAACCCCAAACCCAAAACCCGAAGTGTACAGACACTCGATTCCCTCCCGGTTTCTGGATCGTTTTCCAGGGTGACACCAAAGGCCAGCAACCATTCCAAGTTTAGTGGAAAATGTGGGAGGTTACATTGTGTTGAGTATCATTTGAATCCGGTTAGTAAGTCCAAGGGCAAGTCAAAGGGTACTCAAAAGTTTAGGACATGTAATTTGGCCGGTTTCAATTTTTCCGGGTTTTCTGCCACTGGAGTATTGGAATATTTGTATAGttttaatgatgatgatgatgatgatgatgataatgatgagATTGGTAATCATGTCAATGATCATGATTATGTCTATGAGGATGTTGGTAGATGCGTTCTTAACGACAACGACAACTATGATGATTTCCTGGCTAAGTTTTGGTCTCTGCATGACAAGCAGAACGATGACGACGACGACGATACGAGTTACTGTGATGTGGATTTCATGCTAGACATTGAGGAAGATGAAGGGTGGTGTTTATTGAGAGAACTGTGA
- the LOC107911764 gene encoding probable carboxylesterase 11 isoform X1, producing the protein MPSIAVKLYSVFFKFLLKHRLQNRIQTHVDESSNQYGVTTRPEESVSAANPSFTDGIATKDIHIDPSTALSVRIFLPESSLSPPEPKSKPGSSQQDESDSLNHRRNSYPNIGAPTNDSRRSSLEGSKLRSDDNVYRGYSPLPQNCRRLPIMLQFHGGGWVSGSNDSVANDIFCRRIAKLCDVIIVAVGYRLAPENKYPAAFEDGLKVLYWLAKQANLAECSKSMGSGALGVGAEFTKTQVQRHLVDAFGASMVEPWLAAHGDPSRCVLLGVSCGANIADYVARKAVEAGRLLDPVKVVAQVLMYPFFIGNVPTRSEINLANSYFYDKPMCLLAWKLFLPEEEFSLDHPAANPLVPDRGPPLKFMPPTLTVVAEHDWMRDRAIAYSEALRKVNVDAPVLEYKDAVHEFATLDMLLNTPQAQACAEDIAIWVKKYISLRGHEFSY; encoded by the exons ATGCCAAGCATAGCTGTAAAATTATACAGTGTATTCTTCAAGTTCCTCTTGAAGCACCGTTTGCAGAATCGTATCCAAACCCATGTCGACGAATCATCAAACCAGTACGGTGTCACGACCCGACCCGAAGAATCCGTTTCCGCCGCTAACCCTTCTTTCACTGACGGTATCGCCACTAAAGACATCCACATCGACCCTTCCACGGCCCTTTCGGTTCGGATCTTCCTCCCTGAATCGTCCCTTTCCCCACCCGAGCCCAAATCCAAGCCCGGATCATCTCAACAGGATGAGTCCGACTCCCTTAATCACCGTAGGAATAGTTATCCTAATATCGGAGCCCCGACTAATGATTCTAGAAGGAGCAGTCTTGAAGGGTCGAAGTTAAGATCCGACGATAATGTCTACCGAGGTTATTCGCCATTACCTCAAAATTGTCGAAGATTGCCGATAATGTTACAGTTCCACGGCGGCGGTTGGGTGAGTGGGAGTAATGACTCGGTAGCTAACGATATATTTTGTCGGAGGATAGCGAAACTGTGCGATGTTATAATCGTGGCGGTCGGTTACAGGTTGGCGCCGGAGAATAAGTATCCGGCGGcttttgaggatggattgaaggTGTTGTATTGGTTAGCAAAGCAAGCGAATTTAGCTGAGTGTAGTAAGTCTATGGGGAGTGGGGCGCTTGGGGTTGGAGCAGAGTTTACCAAGACTCAAGTTCAGAGACATCTTGTGGATGCTTTTGGGGCTTCTATGGTTGAGCCATGGTTGGCTGCTCATGGAGATCCATCAAG ATGTGTTCTGCTTGGAGTGAGTTGTGGAGCTAACATTGCGGATTATGTGGCACGCAAAGCCGTCGAGGCTGGAAGGCTTCTGGATCCTGTCAAGGTTGTAGCACAGGTCTTAATGTACCCATTCTTCATAGGAAATGTTCCGACACGGTCCGAAATAAATTTGGCAAACTCCTACTTCTATGACAAGCCAATGTGCTTACTTGCATGGAAACTCTTTCTCCCCGAGGAAGAGTTCAGCCTCGACCACCCTGCTGCCAATCCACTCGTCCCAGACAGGGGCCCCCCTTTGAAGTTCATGCCCCCGACACTAACGGTTGTAGCGGAACATGACTGGATGAGAGACCGGGCTATTGCTTACTCAGAGGCTCTTCGCAAGGTAAATGTCGATGCACCTGTTCTCGAGTATAAAGATGCAGTTCATGAATTTGCAACCCTTGACATGCTTCTAAATACACCTCAGGCTCAGGCCTGTGCCGAGGACATTGCCATCTGGGTTAAGAAGTACATCTCATTGCGAGGTCATGAGTTCTCGTATTAG
- the LOC107911767 gene encoding protein WVD2-like 7 isoform X1: protein MGDSACLKQPFSYTAGIPNESKEGNPVAVLGQSISFGRFMSDQSLAWEKWSTFSHKKYVEEAQRYARPGSVAQEKAFFEAHYKTLAARKALLEQAKANEGMVQDIGTQVSEIMNSSSQMAALGHEETGSIYDGKENNNSDFVEFESSLVEGADSVGEHNVLVEINLKNEAEIKDLELSEATHVENLEKKVNQSRKLEEGMELELSEETQMEKPLLKVSSYGRRTKVPSSSAIRPNKGNNVTPMSNKSAMKISDRKRSTPKSSHKFINSTPAKEISRLTSTIIRKIDGSRIASNFKPSKECPTPLRTSNMASTSGRPKQSLATPWLENRSARTPFNSSASVSKTSRGKWNLLPTEGWKRNSMQVKNKK, encoded by the exons ATGGGAGACTCAGCTTGTCTCAAGCAACCATTTTCTTACACTGCAGGCATTCCCAATGAATCCAAGGAG GGCAACCCAGTTGCTGTTCTTGGACAGTCAATATCTTTTGGGAGATTTATGTCAGATCAGTCCTTAGCTTGGGAGAAATGGTCAACTTTTTCTCACAAAAAATATGTAGAAGAGGCTCAGAGATATGCTAGACCCGGTTCAGTTGCTCAAGAGAAAGCTTTCTTTGAAGCTCATTACAAGACCCTTGCAGCTAGGAAAGCACTGCTTGAGCAAGCCAAAGCTAATGAAGGTATGGTTCAGGATATTGGAACCCAAGTTTCAGAGATAATGAACTCAAGCTCTCAAATGGCAGCCCTTGGCCATGAAGAAACTGGCTCCATTTATGATGGTAAAGAGAATAATAACTCGGATTTTGTCGAGTTTGAAAGCAGCTTAGTGGAAGGAGCTGACTCAGTTGGTGAACACAATGTTCTTGTGGAAATTAATTTGAAGAATGAAGCTGAAATTAAAGATTTGGAGCTTAGTGAAGCAACCCATGTGGAGAATCTCGAGAAGAAGGTTAACCAGTCGAGAAAGCTTGAGGAAGGAATGGAATTGGAGCTCAGTGAAGAAACCCAGATGGAGAAACCTCTACTTAAGGTGTCAAGTTATGGAAGAAGAACCAAAGTGCCATCTTCATCTGCTATTCGTCCCAACAAAGGGAATAATGTCACTCCAATGTCCAACAAGTCTGCAATGAAGATTTCTGATAGAAAGAGATCAACTCCAAAATCAAGCCATAAGTTTATCAACTCCACCCCTGCAAAAGAAATCAGTAGATTAACTTCCACCATTATTAGAAAGATAGATGGTTCTAGAATTGCTTCCAATTTTAAACCATCTAAAGAATGCCCCACGCCTTTAAGGACTTCAAACATG GCCTCTACAAGTGGAAGACCAAAGCAGTCCTTAGCCACTCCATGGTTGGAAAATAGAAG TGCTAGAACGCCCTTTAATTCCTCAGCCAGTGTGAGCAAAACATCTCGTGGAAAATGGAACCTTCTTCCAACAGA AGGCTGGAAGAGAAATTCAATGCAAGTCAAGAACAAAAAGTAG
- the LOC107910859 gene encoding myb-related protein 315 — translation MGRQPCCDKVGLKRGPWTIEEDHKLTNFVLNNGIICWRKVPKLAGLLRCGKSCRLRWINYLRPGLKRGSFTDSEEHQIIQLHSRLGNRWSKIASHFPGRTDNEIKNHWNTRIKKKLKQLGLDSQKPFEIEKSQKNYGNKNNMNSDSSSSNNQEAISLESRPEDDHGMKICPKKAEKPEEMKATVDETNDPLNNYRMLCGSSDLDWLKESNNVSMGETACVEEEYWVDGVDSFLSWDSFVQVEDKFFPSWEIGN, via the exons ATGGGAAGACAACCTTGTTGTGATAAAGTTGGATTAAAGCGAGGTCCATGGACAATCGAAGAAGATCATAAGCTCACCAATTTCGTACTCAACAATGGTATTATCTGTTGGCGAAAGGTTCCCAAGCTTGCAG GGCTGTTAAGATGTGGAAAAAGTTGCAGATTAAGATGGATAAACTATCTAAGACCTGGCCTTAAGAGAGGGTCTTTTACAGATTCTGAAGAACATCAGATTATTCAACTTCATTCACGTCTCGGAAATAG GTGGTCCAAGATTGCTTCACATTTCCCTGGCCGTACAGACAATGAAATCAAGAATCATTGGAATACTCGAATCAAGAAGAAGCTAAAGCAGCTCGGTTTAGACTCACAAAAACCTTTTGAGATTGAGAAATCCCAGAAAAATTATGGTAATAAAAACAACATGAATTCAGACTCTAGTTCATCAAATAACCAAGAAGCAATTAGCTTAGAATCAAGGCCTGAGGATGATCATGGCATGAAAATTTGTCCAAAAAAAGCTGAAAAACCAGAAGAAATGAAAGCAACTGTGGATGAAACAAATGATCCATTGAACAACTACCGGATGTTATGTGGAAGCTCTGATTTAGATTGGTTGAAGGAATCCAACAATGTTTCAATGGGTGAAACAGCATGTGTTGAAGAAGAATATTGGGTTGATGGTGTGGATTCATTTCTTTCATGGGATAGCTTTGTTCAAGTGGAAGATAAATTCTTTCCTTCTTGGGAAATAGGCAATTGA